One window of Marinomonas primoryensis genomic DNA carries:
- a CDS encoding SMU1112c/YaeR family gloxylase I-like metalloprotein has protein sequence MFTVSHVHHVAIICSDYDVSKRFYNEILGFKIVEETYREARQSYKLDLAINEHQQIELFSFPSPPARPSHPEAQGLRHLAFAVQDLESCIQHLNKHGIITEDIRLDDLTGKRFTFFADPDGLPLELYEG, from the coding sequence ATGTTTACCGTTTCTCATGTCCATCATGTTGCCATTATTTGCTCTGACTATGACGTCTCAAAGCGCTTCTACAATGAAATTCTTGGGTTCAAAATTGTTGAAGAAACCTACCGAGAAGCACGCCAGTCTTATAAATTAGATCTTGCTATCAATGAGCACCAACAAATAGAACTTTTCTCTTTTCCATCACCGCCAGCAAGACCTTCCCATCCAGAAGCACAAGGACTAAGACACTTGGCGTTTGCAGTACAGGATCTAGAATCATGCATCCAACACTTAAATAAGCATGGCATTATCACAGAGGACATTAGGCTGGATGATTTAACGGGGAAACGCTTTACCTTTTTTGCCGACCCAGATGGCTTACCTCTTGAGCTTTACGAAGGGTAA
- a CDS encoding LysR substrate-binding domain-containing protein yields the protein MRITLRQLQIFEAVVHTGSVTAAAEMVSISQPAASQALRELEALLGRPLFRRHGKRLQITPQARHLLPQARAVLSQIEQIESMGNEDELSGSLHLAASVSVGNYLLPKQMSLFKREHPNIRFNLEIGNTQSVIQQLLTGKAEVGFIEGYCQHAELMTQVWLKDELVVFGSVEEERSENLSWEDLKQANWVMRESGSGTRNILEQATAAQIPQLNVVLSLAHMEAVKQAVIHQMGLGCLSRMAISQELNSGLIRLYHTPLELNRNLLIVTPKNTALTQNAQRFIDLCRAVPILANS from the coding sequence ATGAGAATCACACTTAGACAATTACAAATATTTGAAGCCGTTGTTCATACTGGATCCGTTACAGCCGCGGCTGAAATGGTATCCATAAGTCAACCAGCAGCAAGCCAAGCATTAAGAGAACTAGAGGCCTTACTAGGTCGCCCTCTTTTTCGCCGACATGGCAAGCGCTTACAAATAACCCCACAAGCCAGACACCTTCTCCCGCAAGCTCGCGCGGTTCTTAGTCAAATAGAACAAATAGAAAGCATGGGCAATGAAGATGAACTCAGTGGCTCTTTGCATTTGGCAGCAAGTGTGAGTGTTGGCAACTATTTACTCCCTAAGCAAATGTCTTTATTTAAGCGTGAGCATCCCAATATTCGCTTTAATTTAGAAATTGGGAATACGCAAAGTGTCATTCAACAATTACTGACTGGGAAAGCCGAGGTTGGTTTTATTGAAGGCTACTGCCAGCACGCAGAATTAATGACGCAGGTATGGTTAAAAGACGAGCTTGTTGTATTTGGTTCTGTCGAAGAAGAGCGTTCTGAAAATTTATCTTGGGAGGATTTAAAACAAGCCAACTGGGTTATGCGTGAATCAGGCTCTGGCACTCGTAATATTCTGGAACAAGCCACAGCAGCTCAAATTCCTCAACTCAATGTGGTGCTTTCTCTTGCTCATATGGAGGCAGTAAAGCAGGCCGTCATTCATCAAATGGGGCTCGGGTGTTTATCTCGTATGGCCATTTCCCAAGAGTTAAACTCGGGACTAATTCGCCTTTATCATACGCCATTGGAACTTAACCGAAACCTACTGATTGTTACACCAAAAAATACAGCACTAACACAAAACGCCCAACGCTTTATCGACCTATGTCGCGCCGTTCCAATCTTAGCGAATAGTTAA
- a CDS encoding EAL domain-containing protein, with product MKQSPTVLIVDDVPENLRVLQDVIAALDCKIAVANSGERALELLERTQPCLILLDVMMGGIDGFETCRRIRSHPRYKDVPVIFVTALADDISRGFEVGGNDYISKPIRIEEVRSRVQHQLEKFQLVHELRALTVSLEEKVRERTSDLNLVNRNLRKEVSERRYMQDRLKYLAQHDFVTQLYNRDALDEHISHIISDVQSETSKHIPFFILIDVNEFRLINDSCGCIAGDELLHQLASLISEFIDPQRDFCARLSGDKFAIVVSKGGDESVESLFRLLQKGIKNFSFVWDERQFRMSVTQVAIPITLDMVSFEQVVMLADEVCYASKKSGIHSRIIKNAKDLSYDEHRGNLNWGLRIIDGLEKDLFEVHFQQVCSLNSDEPRKKIEILVRLKDEESGGLIYPNDFIRAAERFGIISKIDRWVINHTMKQLAEREGLWEQVDQVALNVSALSVRQSGFAEFIIERLAYYQLDGRKFCFEITETEALNNFSDTRKFMAMLHGSGCSIALDDFGTGFSSFAYLTDLPFDLIKIDGMFIKDMHVNDIHYGMVDSIVKLAKMLDKPVVAEFVENQTIVNKLKLLGVEWGQGYHFHKPEKL from the coding sequence ATGAAGCAATCTCCAACAGTGTTAATTGTCGACGATGTACCAGAAAATTTACGGGTTTTACAGGATGTAATTGCTGCATTAGATTGTAAGATTGCTGTTGCTAACTCGGGTGAACGCGCCCTAGAGTTACTAGAAAGAACGCAGCCATGTTTGATTTTATTGGATGTCATGATGGGCGGGATAGACGGTTTTGAAACCTGTCGCCGTATTCGATCTCATCCGAGATACAAAGATGTTCCTGTCATTTTTGTGACGGCATTAGCAGACGATATTAGTCGTGGCTTTGAAGTCGGTGGAAACGATTACATCAGTAAGCCTATCCGGATTGAAGAAGTGCGCTCTAGAGTTCAGCATCAATTAGAAAAGTTTCAATTAGTCCATGAATTAAGAGCGCTTACGGTTTCATTGGAAGAAAAAGTAAGAGAGCGTACTTCTGACCTAAATCTAGTGAATCGGAATCTTCGTAAAGAGGTAAGCGAAAGACGCTATATGCAAGATAGGCTGAAATATCTTGCCCAACATGATTTCGTTACGCAGCTTTACAACCGAGATGCACTCGACGAACACATTTCCCATATTATTTCAGATGTTCAATCAGAAACGTCTAAGCACATTCCTTTTTTTATTTTGATTGATGTGAATGAATTTCGCTTGATAAATGATTCATGCGGCTGCATTGCTGGCGATGAGTTGTTGCATCAGCTGGCATCCTTAATAAGTGAGTTTATTGATCCTCAACGTGATTTCTGCGCGCGGTTAAGTGGCGACAAATTTGCCATAGTGGTGAGTAAGGGTGGAGACGAATCTGTTGAGTCTTTATTTCGTTTGCTTCAAAAAGGGATTAAGAATTTTTCTTTCGTTTGGGATGAGCGTCAATTTCGAATGAGTGTGACGCAAGTGGCAATACCAATAACACTTGATATGGTGTCGTTTGAGCAAGTCGTGATGTTGGCCGATGAAGTGTGTTACGCAAGTAAAAAATCAGGAATACATTCTCGAATTATAAAGAATGCAAAAGACCTTTCCTATGATGAGCATCGTGGCAACCTAAATTGGGGGCTACGTATTATTGATGGTCTTGAAAAGGATTTGTTTGAAGTGCATTTTCAGCAAGTTTGTTCATTGAATAGTGATGAACCGAGAAAAAAGATAGAAATTTTGGTAAGGCTGAAAGATGAAGAATCGGGCGGGCTGATTTACCCTAATGACTTTATTCGAGCGGCGGAGCGATTTGGAATCATTTCTAAAATTGATCGTTGGGTCATTAACCATACCATGAAGCAATTAGCAGAAAGGGAAGGCTTGTGGGAGCAAGTTGATCAAGTGGCGCTTAATGTATCGGCCTTATCTGTGCGTCAGTCAGGTTTTGCCGAATTTATTATTGAACGGCTGGCGTATTATCAATTAGATGGTCGTAAATTTTGCTTTGAAATTACGGAAACTGAAGCGTTAAATAACTTTTCAGATACGCGTAAGTTTATGGCAATGCTTCATGGAAGCGGTTGCAGTATCGCTTTGGATGACTTTGGTACTGGCTTTTCGTCGTTTGCTTATTTAACGGATTTGCCTTTTGATCTAATTAAAATTGATGGCATGTTTATTAAAGATATGCATGTTAATGACATTCACTACGGCATGGTCGACTCCATTGTTAAGCTTGCAAAAATGCTAGATAAGCCGGTGGTCGCTGAGTTTGTTGAAAACCAAACCATTGTCAATAAACTCAAGCTGCTTGGGGTGGAATGGGGGCAAGGTTATCACTTCCATAAACCCGAAAAATTGTAA
- a CDS encoding LysR family transcriptional regulator, translating to MNINKIDLNLLIYLDVLLRECNVTRSASKLNITQPAMSNGLKRLRDLLSDPLLVRTSEGMKPTEKALRLQPIVRKVLLELEEALQPEADFNEGTSTRVFRIMASDYATSTVIPRLLNRLREHAPGITLDIMTPSDVTFHDVEAGRIDMAINRFEELPQSFHQKSVWFDTFVCMMSSKNPIKDHFDIDAYLQAQHIWVSKTGFGVGVGMDPTDVQKLGWVDEALQALDRKRSIRVFTRSYHTAMHLALEQDLIATLPKKVAMINKKNPDLVILDPPFNIPKIELKMIWSPLLHHDASHIWFRRQVIDVANELKAQTKQ from the coding sequence ATGAATATTAATAAAATAGACCTTAATCTTCTTATTTATCTTGATGTGTTATTAAGAGAATGCAACGTCACTCGCTCTGCAAGTAAGCTTAACATTACTCAGCCAGCCATGAGCAATGGCTTGAAAAGGTTGCGTGATTTACTCAGCGATCCTCTACTTGTTCGAACCAGCGAAGGTATGAAACCGACTGAAAAAGCCCTTCGCCTTCAGCCGATTGTTCGTAAAGTCTTACTTGAGTTAGAAGAAGCCCTACAACCAGAGGCAGACTTCAATGAAGGTACAAGTACACGTGTGTTTAGAATCATGGCCAGTGATTACGCAACCTCAACCGTTATTCCTCGATTACTGAATCGTCTGCGTGAACACGCCCCTGGCATTACGCTGGACATCATGACACCAAGCGATGTGACTTTTCATGATGTTGAAGCTGGCAGGATTGATATGGCCATCAACCGCTTTGAAGAGTTACCACAATCGTTTCATCAGAAAAGTGTGTGGTTCGATACCTTTGTCTGCATGATGAGTTCAAAAAATCCGATAAAAGACCATTTTGATATTGATGCGTACCTCCAGGCCCAACACATCTGGGTCAGTAAAACAGGCTTCGGCGTCGGTGTGGGCATGGACCCTACCGATGTACAAAAACTCGGCTGGGTGGATGAAGCACTGCAAGCGCTTGACCGCAAGCGCAGCATTCGGGTGTTCACGAGAAGTTATCACACCGCAATGCATCTGGCTCTGGAGCAGGATCTTATCGCCACCTTGCCTAAAAAGGTCGCAATGATCAATAAGAAAAATCCAGATTTGGTTATTCTCGATCCCCCGTTCAATATTCCAAAAATTGAGTTGAAAATGATTTGGAGCCCTTTACTGCATCACGACGCGAGCCACATTTGGTTTAGACGACAAGTCATCGATGTAGCCAATGAGCTAAAAGCACAAACTAAACAATAA